One genomic region from Streptomyces sp. Li-HN-5-11 encodes:
- a CDS encoding MBL fold metallo-hydrolase, giving the protein MLIAGFPAGAWGTNCYLVAPAAGEECVIIDPGHQAAAGVEEALRKHRLRPVAVVLTHGHIDHVASVVPVCGAHDVPAWIHPDDRYMMTDPEKALGRSIGMPLMGELTVGEPDDVKELTDGARLELAGLEFSVAHAPGHTKGSVTFQMPETADVPSVFFSGDLLFAGSIGRTDLPGGDMAEMLDSLARVCLPLDDSTVVLSGHGPQTTIGQERATNPYLRQVAAGLGAQEAPRRGM; this is encoded by the coding sequence GTGCTCATTGCCGGGTTCCCCGCCGGGGCCTGGGGGACGAACTGCTACCTCGTCGCCCCCGCCGCCGGTGAGGAGTGCGTGATCATCGACCCCGGCCACCAGGCCGCCGCAGGCGTCGAGGAAGCGCTGAGGAAGCATCGGCTGAGGCCCGTCGCCGTCGTCCTCACCCATGGCCACATCGACCACGTGGCCTCGGTCGTCCCGGTGTGCGGCGCGCACGACGTACCGGCCTGGATCCACCCGGACGACCGGTACATGATGACCGACCCCGAGAAGGCGCTCGGCCGGTCCATCGGGATGCCGCTGATGGGCGAACTGACCGTGGGGGAGCCGGACGACGTCAAGGAGCTGACCGATGGCGCGCGGCTGGAGCTGGCCGGCCTGGAGTTCTCCGTCGCGCACGCGCCCGGCCATACCAAGGGGTCGGTGACCTTCCAGATGCCCGAGACCGCGGACGTCCCGTCGGTCTTCTTCTCCGGGGATCTGCTCTTCGCCGGCTCCATCGGACGCACCGACCTGCCCGGCGGTGACATGGCCGAGATGCTCGACTCGCTGGCCCGCGTGTGCCTGCCGCTCGACGACTCGACCGTGGTGCTGTCCGGCCACGGCCCCCAGACGACCATCGGCCAGGAGCGCGCCACCAACCCCTATCTGCGGCAGGTGGCCGCCGGCCTGGGAGCCCAGGAGGCTCCCCGACGAGGAATGTGA
- a CDS encoding adenine phosphoribosyltransferase: MTAMADIQELLLSRIRDVADYPEPGVMFKDITPLLADPVAFTALTDALAEVGTRQGATKVVGLEARGFILGAPVAVRAGLGFVPVRKAGKLPGATLSQAYDLEYGSAEIEVHAEDLAAGDRVLVVDDVLATGGTAEASLQLIRRAGAEVAGVAVLMELGFLGGRTRLEPALSGAPLEALLQV; encoded by the coding sequence ATGACGGCGATGGCAGACATACAGGAGCTGCTGCTCAGCCGGATCCGCGACGTGGCCGACTACCCGGAGCCGGGGGTGATGTTCAAGGACATCACCCCGCTCCTGGCGGACCCGGTGGCGTTCACCGCCCTCACCGACGCGCTGGCCGAGGTCGGCACCCGGCAGGGCGCGACCAAGGTCGTCGGCCTGGAGGCCCGCGGTTTCATCCTCGGCGCCCCGGTCGCCGTCCGCGCGGGCCTCGGCTTCGTCCCCGTACGCAAGGCGGGCAAACTCCCCGGGGCCACCCTCAGCCAGGCGTACGACCTGGAGTACGGCTCGGCGGAGATCGAGGTGCACGCGGAGGACCTCGCCGCCGGTGACCGCGTCCTGGTCGTCGACGACGTGCTCGCCACCGGCGGCACCGCCGAAGCCTCCCTCCAGCTGATCCGCAGGGCGGGCGCCGAGGTCGCGGGCGTCGCGGTCCTGATGGAACTGGGCTTCCTGGGCGGACGCACCCGCCTCGAACCGGCCCTGTCCGGAGCTCCCCTGGAGGCACTCCTGCAGGTCTGA
- a CDS encoding DUF349 domain-containing protein: MSSDPWGRVDETGTVYVRTADGEQVVGSWQAGSPDEALAYFERKYEGLVVEIGLLEKRVQTTDLSAKDAQAAIDHLREQVDAHHAVGDLDALRARLDKLGESVEARREERRAQRARQADEARHAKEALVTEAEELARSDQWRAAGERLRALVDTWKGLPRLDRKSDDELWHRFSHARSAFSKRRKAHFAQLDAQREEARKTKERLVAEAESLSDSTDWGPTAARYRELMAEWKAAGRAQREHEDDLWNRFRGAQDVFFAARSSVFAERDAEQAENLKLKEELAEEAEKLLPITDLKAARAAFRSINERWEAIGHVPRDARPRVEGRMHAVDRALQEAEEAEWRRTNPEARARAEGLTGQLQAAVDKLHGQIEQARAQGNTARADKLQKELDGRQALLDQALKGLQEFGG, encoded by the coding sequence GTGAGCAGCGACCCGTGGGGCCGCGTCGACGAGACGGGGACCGTGTACGTGCGGACGGCCGACGGCGAGCAGGTCGTCGGTTCCTGGCAGGCCGGCTCTCCCGACGAGGCGCTGGCCTACTTCGAGCGCAAGTACGAGGGCCTGGTTGTCGAGATCGGCCTCCTCGAGAAGCGAGTGCAGACCACCGACCTGTCGGCGAAGGACGCCCAGGCCGCCATCGACCACCTCAGGGAGCAGGTGGACGCGCACCACGCGGTCGGCGACCTGGACGCCCTGCGGGCCCGGCTGGACAAGCTGGGCGAGAGCGTCGAGGCGCGTCGCGAGGAGCGCAGGGCGCAGCGCGCACGGCAGGCGGACGAGGCCCGGCACGCCAAGGAGGCGCTGGTCACCGAGGCGGAGGAGCTGGCCAGGTCCGACCAGTGGCGGGCGGCCGGTGAGCGGCTGCGCGCGCTGGTGGACACGTGGAAGGGGCTGCCCCGCCTGGACCGCAAGTCGGACGACGAGTTGTGGCACCGGTTCTCGCACGCGCGCTCGGCGTTCTCCAAGCGGCGCAAGGCGCACTTCGCGCAGCTGGACGCGCAGCGCGAGGAGGCCCGCAAGACCAAGGAGCGGCTGGTCGCCGAGGCCGAGTCGCTGTCGGACTCGACGGACTGGGGTCCGACGGCGGCCCGCTACCGCGAGCTGATGGCGGAGTGGAAGGCCGCGGGCCGCGCCCAGCGCGAGCACGAGGACGACCTGTGGAACCGCTTCCGCGGCGCTCAGGACGTCTTCTTCGCCGCCCGCAGTTCGGTGTTCGCCGAGCGGGACGCCGAGCAGGCGGAGAACCTGAAGCTGAAGGAGGAGCTGGCCGAGGAGGCCGAGAAGCTCCTGCCGATCACGGACCTCAAGGCCGCCCGGGCCGCCTTCCGCTCGATCAACGAGCGCTGGGAGGCCATCGGTCATGTGCCGCGTGACGCGCGTCCGCGGGTCGAGGGCCGGATGCACGCGGTCGACCGTGCTCTTCAGGAGGCCGAGGAGGCCGAGTGGCGCCGGACGAACCCGGAGGCACGCGCGCGTGCCGAGGGTCTGACCGGCCAGCTGCAGGCCGCCGTGGACAAGCTCCATGGTCAGATCGAGCAGGCGCGGGCCCAGGGCAACACCGCCAGGGCCGACAAGCTCCAGAAGGAGCTGGACGGCCGCCAGGCGCTCCTGGACCAGGCTCTGAAGGGTCTGCAGGAGTTCGGCGGCTAG
- the ruvB gene encoding Holliday junction branch migration DNA helicase RuvB: MNWDDTTDDAAERPDGPAGERLVGSVADREDQAVEAALRPKDLGEFIGQEKVREQLDLVLRAARARGATADHVLLSGAPGLGKTTLSMIIAAEMGAPIRITSGPAIQHAGDLAAILSSLQEGEVLFLDEIHRMSRPAEEMLYMAMEDFRVDVIVGKGPGATAIPLELPPFTLVGATTRAGLLPPPLRDRFGFTAHMEFYEPAELERVVHRSAHLLDVEIEADGAAEIAGRSRGTPRIANRLLRRVRDYAQVKADGIITREIAAAALAVYEVDARGLDRLDRAVLQALLKLFGGGPVGLSTLAVAVGEERETVEEVAEPFLVREGLLARTPRGRIATPAAWEHLGLTPPRTSAAGNGQQDLFGA; encoded by the coding sequence ATGAACTGGGACGACACGACCGACGACGCCGCCGAGCGGCCCGACGGCCCCGCCGGGGAGCGGCTGGTGGGCTCTGTCGCCGACCGTGAGGACCAGGCCGTCGAGGCCGCCCTGCGCCCCAAGGACCTGGGCGAGTTCATCGGCCAGGAGAAGGTCCGCGAGCAGCTCGACCTCGTACTGCGCGCCGCGCGCGCGCGTGGGGCGACCGCCGACCACGTCCTGCTGTCCGGCGCCCCCGGCCTGGGCAAGACCACCCTGTCGATGATCATCGCCGCCGAGATGGGCGCGCCGATCCGCATCACCAGCGGCCCGGCGATCCAGCACGCCGGCGACCTCGCCGCGATCCTCTCCTCCCTCCAGGAGGGCGAGGTCCTCTTCCTCGACGAGATCCACCGCATGTCCCGGCCCGCCGAGGAGATGCTCTACATGGCCATGGAGGACTTCCGCGTCGACGTCATCGTCGGCAAGGGCCCCGGCGCCACCGCCATCCCGCTCGAACTGCCGCCGTTCACCCTGGTCGGCGCCACCACGCGCGCGGGCCTGCTGCCGCCGCCGCTGCGCGACCGCTTCGGCTTCACCGCGCACATGGAGTTCTACGAGCCCGCCGAACTGGAGCGGGTCGTCCATCGCTCGGCGCACCTGCTCGACGTGGAGATCGAGGCCGACGGCGCCGCCGAGATCGCCGGCCGCTCCCGCGGCACGCCCCGCATCGCCAACCGCCTGCTGCGCCGCGTACGCGACTACGCGCAGGTCAAGGCCGACGGGATCATCACCCGCGAGATCGCCGCGGCGGCCCTCGCCGTCTACGAGGTCGACGCCCGCGGCCTCGACCGGCTCGACCGGGCGGTCCTGCAGGCGCTGCTGAAGCTGTTCGGCGGCGGTCCCGTCGGTCTGTCCACGCTCGCCGTCGCGGTGGGGGAGGAGCGCGAGACCGTCGAGGAGGTCGCCGAGCCGTTCCTCGTCCGTGAGGGCCTGCTCGCCCGCACCCCGCGCGGACGTATCGCCACCCCCGCGGCCTGGGAGCACCTCGGTCTGACCCCGCCGCGCACGTCAGCCGCGGGAAACGGACAACAGGACTTGTTCGGGGCGTGA
- the secD gene encoding protein translocase subunit SecD yields MAAPKKGRSASAQSKPWRSLALILIAIVALTGGMFASGHTTPRLGIDLAGGTSITLRAVPEKGQESAINKANMDTAVDIMNRRVNGLGVSEAEVQTQGDRNIIVNIPKGTNSKEAREQVGTTAKLYFRPVLTTEVSGGAATASPSPSASSSASGKSTGKATAKATTSGSPTPTATASQQGRAVTDALKAGATPSAGSASSSPKASSSPKASSSASPSASSGSGGDATAKLQAKYAALDCTKPAARAVAGQGAKASDPTVACGKNSQNQWQKYILGPAAVDGTEVKKAQAVFNTQTAAGWTVTMEFNSTGAKKFADITGKLARNQSPQNQFAIVLDGEVVSDPYVKEALTGGNAEISGSFTQQQAQSLANMLSYGALPLTFKEDSVTTVTAALGGEQLHAGLIAGAIGLALVVIYLLVFYRGLSVIAIPSLIVSAILAYVIMALLGPAIGFALNLPAVCGAIVAIGITADSFIVFFERIRDEIREGRSLRPAVERAWPRARRTILVSDFVSFLAAVVLFIVTVSKVQGFAFTLGLTTVLDVVVVFLFTKPLMTILARRKFFANGHKWSGLDPKALGAKPPLRRTRRPSAPVDPKEA; encoded by the coding sequence GTGGCAGCACCCAAGAAGGGCCGGAGCGCGAGCGCCCAGAGCAAGCCATGGCGCTCGCTGGCCCTCATCCTGATCGCCATCGTGGCGCTCACCGGAGGAATGTTCGCCTCCGGGCACACCACTCCGCGTCTCGGCATCGACCTGGCCGGCGGTACGAGCATCACGCTCCGGGCGGTCCCGGAGAAGGGCCAGGAATCCGCGATCAACAAGGCCAACATGGACACAGCGGTCGACATCATGAACCGCCGTGTCAACGGTCTCGGTGTCTCGGAGGCCGAGGTCCAGACCCAGGGCGATCGCAACATCATCGTCAACATTCCCAAGGGCACCAATTCCAAGGAAGCCCGGGAGCAGGTCGGTACCACCGCCAAGCTGTACTTCCGTCCGGTCCTCACCACCGAGGTCTCCGGCGGCGCCGCCACGGCCAGCCCGTCGCCGAGCGCCTCCTCCAGCGCCTCGGGCAAGTCCACCGGCAAGGCGACCGCCAAGGCGACCACCTCCGGTTCCCCGACCCCGACGGCGACGGCGAGCCAGCAGGGCCGCGCGGTCACCGACGCCCTCAAGGCGGGCGCCACCCCGTCCGCGGGTTCGGCGTCGTCCAGCCCGAAGGCCTCCTCCAGCCCGAAGGCCTCCTCCAGCGCCTCGCCGTCCGCGAGCAGCGGCTCCGGCGGTGACGCGACCGCCAAGCTCCAGGCGAAGTACGCCGCGCTGGACTGCACCAAGCCGGCCGCCCGCGCCGTGGCCGGCCAGGGCGCCAAGGCGTCCGACCCGACCGTCGCCTGCGGCAAGAACTCGCAGAACCAGTGGCAGAAGTACATCCTCGGCCCGGCCGCCGTGGACGGCACCGAGGTGAAGAAGGCGCAGGCCGTCTTCAACACCCAGACCGCCGCCGGCTGGACGGTCACCATGGAGTTCAACTCCACGGGCGCCAAGAAGTTCGCGGACATCACCGGCAAGCTCGCACGGAACCAGTCCCCGCAGAACCAGTTCGCCATCGTCCTGGACGGCGAGGTCGTCTCCGACCCGTACGTCAAGGAGGCGCTGACCGGCGGCAACGCGGAGATCTCCGGCAGCTTCACGCAGCAGCAGGCGCAGAGCCTCGCCAACATGCTGTCGTACGGCGCCCTGCCGCTGACCTTCAAGGAGGACAGCGTCACCACCGTGACCGCCGCGCTGGGCGGCGAGCAACTGCACGCCGGCCTGATCGCGGGCGCCATCGGTCTCGCCCTGGTCGTCATCTACCTGCTGGTCTTCTACCGGGGCCTGTCGGTCATCGCCATTCCCTCGCTGATCGTCTCCGCGATCCTCGCGTACGTGATCATGGCGCTGCTCGGCCCGGCCATCGGCTTCGCGCTGAACCTGCCGGCGGTCTGCGGCGCGATCGTCGCGATCGGTATCACCGCGGACTCCTTCATCGTGTTCTTCGAGCGCATCCGGGACGAGATCCGGGAGGGCCGCTCGCTGCGGCCGGCCGTCGAGCGTGCCTGGCCGCGTGCCCGGCGCACCATCCTGGTCTCCGACTTCGTGTCGTTCCTCGCCGCCGTGGTGCTCTTCATCGTCACCGTCAGCAAGGTGCAGGGCTTCGCGTTCACGCTCGGCCTGACCACCGTGCTCGACGTGGTCGTCGTCTTCCTGTTCACCAAGCCGCTGATGACGATCCTGGCCCGCAGGAAGTTCTTCGCCAACGGCCACAAGTGGTCCGGTCTCGACCCGAAGGCCCTTGGCGCCAAGCCGCCACTGCGCCGTACCCGCCGCCCCTCCGCCCCCGTCGACCCGAAGGAGGCGTGA
- a CDS encoding peptidylprolyl isomerase → MVSQEQRRRQLAREKFLRQQQRRTAARRKARMRNSVIASVLGVVVIGGAALYSTGALKGGKNGKANASADVSPSASAPSKAPDPCQKPAAGSVKKLSWKKEPAMTIDTSAKYTMKLATTCGEIDVALKAAAAPHTVNSFNFLAGQGFFDHTKCHRLTTQGIYVLQCGDPTGTGSGGPGYTIPDENLKDESLKGQVYPAGTVAMANQYNATTKQGRHTGGSQFFLVYQDSPLPPNYTPFGTISASGLKVLKKIAAAGETPLQGAPDQGDGAPNATVVINNATVTKS, encoded by the coding sequence GTGGTCAGCCAGGAGCAGCGGCGGCGTCAGCTCGCCCGGGAGAAGTTCTTGCGGCAGCAGCAGCGGCGCACCGCCGCACGGCGCAAGGCACGCATGCGCAACTCCGTGATCGCATCGGTGCTCGGCGTGGTCGTCATCGGCGGTGCGGCGCTGTACTCGACCGGCGCCCTCAAGGGCGGCAAGAACGGCAAGGCCAACGCGAGCGCGGACGTCTCCCCCAGCGCCTCGGCCCCCAGCAAGGCGCCGGACCCGTGCCAGAAGCCGGCCGCGGGCTCGGTGAAGAAGCTGAGCTGGAAGAAGGAGCCGGCGATGACCATCGACACGTCGGCGAAGTACACGATGAAGCTCGCGACGACCTGCGGCGAGATAGACGTGGCGCTGAAGGCGGCGGCGGCTCCGCACACCGTGAACTCCTTCAACTTCCTGGCGGGTCAGGGTTTCTTCGACCACACCAAGTGCCACCGGCTCACCACCCAGGGCATCTACGTCCTGCAGTGCGGCGACCCGACGGGCACGGGCAGCGGCGGGCCCGGGTACACGATCCCGGACGAGAACCTGAAGGACGAGAGCCTGAAGGGCCAGGTGTACCCGGCGGGTACCGTGGCGATGGCGAACCAGTACAACGCCACCACCAAGCAGGGGCGCCACACTGGAGGGAGCCAGTTCTTCCTGGTCTACCAGGACAGCCCGCTGCCGCCCAACTACACACCGTTCGGCACGATCTCCGCGTCGGGTCTGAAGGTACTGAAGAAGATCGCCGCCGCCGGCGAGACCCCGCTCCAGGGCGCTCCGGACCAGGGCGACGGAGCTCCGAACGCGACGGTCGTGATCAACAACGCCACGGTCACCAAATCCTGA
- a CDS encoding bifunctional (p)ppGpp synthetase/guanosine-3',5'-bis(diphosphate) 3'-pyrophosphohydrolase gives MPDEAQPLTAAKPESASAPAAKPAQHAESDPRGTAEHAQSAPVGRTTEPARPKPAVPERSEQPSVRPSAGQPARSGSSNRVRARLARLGVQRANPYNPVLEPLLRIVRSNDPKIENATLRQIERAYQVAERWHRGQKRKSGDPYITHPLAVTTILAELGMDPATLMAGLLHDTVEDTEYGLDDLRRDFGDQVALLVDGVTKLDKVKFGEAAQAETVRKMVVAMAKDPRVLVIKLADRLHNMRTMRYLKREKQEKKARETLEIYAPLAHRLGMNTIKWELEDLAFAILYPKMYDEIVRLVAERAPKRDEYLAIVTDEVQADLRAARIKATVTGRPKHYYSVYQKMIVRGRDFAEIYDLVGIRVLVDTVRDCYAALGTVHARWNPVPGRFKDYIAMPKFNMYQSLHTTVIGPNGKPVELQIRTFDMHRRAEYGIAAHWKYKQEAVAGASKVRSDVPKAGKGKDDHLNDMAWLRQLLDWQKETEDPGEFLESLRFDLSRNEVFVFTPKGDVIALPAGATPVDFAYAVHTEVGHRTIGARVNGRLVPLESTLDNGDLVEVFTSKAAGAGPSRDWLGFVKSPRARNKIRAWFSKERRDEAIEQGKDAIVRAMRKQNLPIQRILTGDSLVTLAHEMRYADISALYAAIGEGHVSAQNIVQKLVQALGGEEAATEEIDETVPPSRGRGRKRRSSADPGVVVKGVEDVWVKLARCCTPVPGDPIIGFVTRGSGVSVHRSDCVNVESLSREPERILDVEWAPTQSSVFLVAIQVEALDRSRLLSDVTRVLSDQHVNILSAAVQTSRDRVATSRFTFEMGDPKHLGHVLKAVRGVEGVYDVYRVTSARSRS, from the coding sequence TTGCCAGACGAGGCCCAGCCACTGACCGCCGCCAAGCCCGAGTCCGCCTCGGCGCCCGCGGCGAAGCCCGCGCAGCACGCCGAGAGCGACCCCCGCGGGACGGCCGAGCACGCCCAGTCCGCGCCCGTCGGCAGGACCACCGAGCCCGCGCGTCCCAAGCCGGCCGTGCCCGAGCGCTCCGAGCAGCCGTCCGTCCGTCCGTCCGCCGGCCAGCCCGCACGCTCCGGCTCCTCCAACCGCGTCCGCGCCCGCCTCGCCCGCCTCGGCGTCCAGCGAGCGAACCCGTACAACCCGGTACTGGAACCGCTGCTGCGGATAGTGCGCAGCAACGACCCGAAGATCGAGAACGCCACGCTGCGCCAGATCGAGCGCGCCTACCAGGTCGCCGAGCGCTGGCACCGCGGCCAGAAGCGCAAGAGCGGCGACCCGTACATCACGCACCCCCTGGCCGTCACCACCATCCTCGCCGAGCTGGGCATGGACCCGGCCACGCTCATGGCGGGGCTCCTTCACGACACCGTCGAGGACACCGAGTACGGCCTCGACGACCTGCGCCGCGACTTCGGCGACCAGGTCGCCCTCCTCGTCGACGGCGTCACCAAGCTGGACAAGGTCAAGTTCGGCGAGGCGGCCCAGGCCGAGACCGTGCGCAAGATGGTCGTCGCCATGGCCAAGGACCCGCGCGTTCTGGTCATCAAGCTCGCCGACCGCCTGCACAACATGCGCACCATGCGCTACCTCAAGCGCGAGAAGCAGGAGAAGAAGGCGCGCGAAACCCTCGAGATCTACGCGCCGCTCGCCCACCGCCTCGGCATGAACACCATCAAGTGGGAGCTGGAGGACCTCGCCTTCGCGATCCTCTACCCCAAGATGTACGACGAGATCGTGCGTCTCGTCGCCGAGCGCGCCCCCAAGCGCGACGAGTACCTCGCGATCGTGACCGACGAGGTCCAGGCCGACCTGCGCGCCGCCCGTATCAAGGCGACCGTCACCGGCCGCCCGAAGCACTACTACAGCGTCTACCAGAAGATGATCGTCCGCGGCCGCGACTTCGCGGAGATCTACGACCTGGTGGGCATCCGCGTCCTGGTCGACACCGTCCGCGACTGCTACGCGGCCCTCGGCACCGTGCACGCGCGATGGAACCCGGTCCCCGGCCGGTTCAAGGACTACATCGCGATGCCGAAGTTCAACATGTACCAGTCGCTGCACACGACGGTCATCGGCCCCAACGGCAAGCCCGTCGAGCTGCAGATCCGCACCTTCGACATGCACCGCCGCGCCGAGTACGGCATCGCCGCGCACTGGAAGTACAAGCAGGAGGCCGTCGCCGGCGCCTCGAAGGTGCGCAGTGACGTGCCCAAGGCCGGCAAGGGCAAGGACGACCACCTCAACGACATGGCGTGGCTGCGCCAGTTGCTGGACTGGCAGAAGGAGACCGAGGACCCGGGCGAGTTCCTGGAGTCCCTGCGCTTCGACCTGTCCCGCAACGAGGTCTTCGTCTTCACGCCCAAGGGTGACGTCATAGCGCTCCCGGCCGGAGCCACCCCCGTCGACTTCGCCTACGCGGTGCACACGGAGGTCGGTCACCGCACCATAGGAGCGCGGGTCAACGGCCGTCTGGTACCGCTCGAGTCGACGCTGGACAACGGCGATCTGGTGGAGGTGTTCACCTCCAAGGCGGCCGGTGCCGGACCGTCCCGGGACTGGCTCGGCTTCGTCAAGTCGCCGCGCGCCCGCAACAAGATCCGCGCCTGGTTCTCCAAGGAGCGCCGCGACGAGGCGATCGAGCAGGGCAAGGACGCCATCGTCCGCGCGATGCGCAAGCAGAACCTGCCGATCCAGCGCATCCTGACCGGCGACTCGCTCGTCACGCTCGCCCACGAGATGCGCTACGCGGACATCTCGGCGCTGTACGCCGCGATCGGCGAGGGCCATGTCTCCGCGCAGAACATCGTGCAGAAACTCGTCCAGGCCCTCGGCGGCGAGGAAGCCGCCACGGAGGAGATCGACGAGACGGTTCCGCCGAGCCGCGGACGCGGCCGCAAGCGCCGCTCCAGCGCCGACCCGGGCGTCGTGGTCAAGGGCGTCGAGGACGTGTGGGTCAAGCTGGCCCGCTGCTGTACGCCCGTCCCGGGCGACCCGATCATCGGCTTCGTCACGCGCGGTAGCGGCGTATCGGTTCACCGCAGCGATTGCGTCAACGTGGAGTCACTGTCCCGCGAGCCCGAGCGCATCCTCGACGTCGAGTGGGCGCCCACCCAGTCCTCGGTCTTCCTGGTCGCGATCCAGGTCGAGGCGCTGGACCGCTCCCGGCTGCTCTCGGACGTCACACGCGTCCTGTCCGACCAGCACGTCAACATCCTCTCCGCGGCCGTCCAGACCTCCCGCGACCGCGTCGCCACCTCGCGCTTCACCTTCGAGATGGGCGACCCGAAGCACCTGGGGCACGTCCTGAAGGCCGTCCGGGGCGTGGAGGGCGTCTACGACGTGTACCGGGTGACGTCGGCCCGCAGCCGGTCGTAG
- the yajC gene encoding preprotein translocase subunit YajC, producing the protein MSLVTLLPFIVLIAAMFLMTRSAKRKQQQAAAMRNEMQPGSGIRTIGGMYATVKEVSDDTVLLDAGPGVELLFAKNAIATVLSDDEYNRIVHGIEHDLKSDADIVPDDASSLTETDEPAADASAASDDKPIDLGKKDAAEEPADAAEVKSEATTDEEPKKTDGDSDAK; encoded by the coding sequence GTGAGTCTCGTGACCCTCCTCCCGTTCATCGTGCTCATCGCGGCCATGTTCTTGATGACCCGGTCGGCCAAGCGCAAGCAGCAGCAGGCCGCCGCCATGCGGAACGAGATGCAGCCCGGCAGCGGCATCCGCACCATCGGGGGCATGTACGCCACGGTCAAGGAGGTCAGCGACGACACGGTCCTCCTTGACGCCGGACCGGGCGTCGAGCTGCTCTTCGCCAAGAACGCGATCGCGACCGTCCTGAGCGACGACGAGTACAACCGCATCGTGCACGGCATCGAGCACGACCTGAAGTCCGACGCCGACATCGTCCCCGACGACGCCTCCTCCCTCACCGAGACCGACGAGCCCGCCGCCGACGCTTCCGCCGCCTCCGACGACAAGCCCATCGACCTCGGCAAGAAGGACGCGGCCGAGGAGCCGGCCGACGCCGCCGAGGTGAAGTCCGAGGCGACGACGGACGAAGAGCCGAAGAAGACCGACGGCGACTCCGACGCGAAGTAG
- the secF gene encoding protein translocase subunit SecF, producing MSKLGSLGARLHRGEVGYDFVGNRKIWYGISILITITAILGLAVRGLNMGIEFQGGAVFTTPKHTSASVTTAETYAKDASGHDAIVQKLGDGSLRIQIAGIDTAKSDQIKDALAKDLNVNAEQINADLVGPSWGQQIADKAWEGLAIFMVLVVIYLAIAFEWRMALAAFVALVHDITITTGIYALVGFEVTPGTVIGLLTILGYSLYDTVVVFDSLKEQTKDITKQTRWTYSDLANRSINGTLMRSINTTVVALLPVAGLLFIGGGFLGAGTLNDISLSLFVGLAAGAYSSIFIATPLVADLKEREPQMKALRKRVLAKRAQAAAQGEPLDKEPVEVPGGDEPEDAAPAVVGPRNQPASRSRGRGRPSGKRR from the coding sequence ATGTCGAAACTCGGCAGCCTCGGCGCCCGACTGCACCGCGGCGAGGTCGGTTACGACTTCGTCGGCAACCGGAAGATCTGGTACGGCATCTCCATCCTGATCACCATCACGGCCATCCTCGGCCTGGCGGTGCGCGGCCTGAACATGGGCATCGAGTTCCAGGGCGGAGCGGTCTTCACCACGCCGAAGCACACGAGCGCCTCGGTGACCACGGCGGAGACGTACGCCAAGGACGCCTCCGGTCACGACGCGATCGTGCAGAAGCTCGGTGACGGCAGCCTGCGCATCCAGATCGCCGGCATCGACACGGCCAAGTCCGACCAGATCAAGGACGCGCTCGCCAAGGACCTGAACGTCAACGCCGAGCAGATCAACGCCGACCTGGTCGGCCCCAGCTGGGGTCAGCAGATCGCCGACAAGGCCTGGGAGGGCCTGGCGATCTTCATGGTGCTCGTGGTGATCTACCTGGCGATCGCCTTCGAGTGGCGCATGGCGCTGGCGGCGTTCGTCGCGCTGGTCCACGACATCACCATCACGACCGGTATCTACGCCCTGGTCGGCTTCGAGGTCACACCCGGTACGGTCATCGGTCTGCTGACGATCCTCGGTTACTCGCTCTACGACACGGTCGTCGTCTTCGACAGCCTCAAGGAGCAGACGAAGGACATCACCAAGCAGACCCGCTGGACCTACAGCGATCTCGCCAACCGCTCCATCAACGGCACGCTGATGCGCTCCATCAACACCACGGTGGTCGCGCTTCTGCCGGTGGCGGGCCTGCTGTTCATCGGCGGCGGCTTCCTCGGCGCGGGCACGCTCAACGACATCTCGCTGTCGCTGTTCGTCGGCCTCGCGGCCGGCGCCTACTCCTCGATCTTCATCGCCACACCGCTCGTCGCCGACCTCAAGGAGCGCGAGCCGCAGATGAAGGCCCTCAGGAAGCGCGTCCTGGCCAAGCGGGCCCAGGCGGCTGCGCAGGGCGAGCCGCTGGACAAGGAGCCCGTCGAGGTGCCGGGCGGGGACGAGCCCGAGGACGCCGCACCCGCGGTGGTGGGCCCCCGCAACCAGCCCGCCTCCCGCAGCCGGGGCCGCGGCCGACCCTCCGGGAAGCGCCGATGA